The sequence below is a genomic window from Dioscorea cayenensis subsp. rotundata cultivar TDr96_F1 chromosome 6, TDr96_F1_v2_PseudoChromosome.rev07_lg8_w22 25.fasta, whole genome shotgun sequence.
ACTTGCAATactcataaaatatttaaaccccaATTCTTCTTCAACTGTTCTAAAAGAATGTTTGCCACATACGAGAAAAATTGAAATAGAAATAGCTCTATGACTTTCTTCTTTGtcctatttataatttttttttagtggccCACCACTTACACTTGGCTGACTTGCCATTATTTATAGTCTAATATCTTTGTTAAGTTTTTTAAGACAACCTTGTAAATGAAATCTCAAATGAAAAGTTCCACTAGAggatttagaaaattaaaaatgccTTACATTGGTTGCATTGTGCCTCTATTAGCTCTTTTGTCCTCGTACTCAAGTTTTGTCATATCATTTTTGCACCTTCAATGTAGTTGCTTTTTTTGACACTTGGAAGCACTCTCATAAAAAGTATACTCATCTCCCACATTTTTAAGCGTATTTGAACTTGCTATTGTCATGAAATTTAAGTTCCACAACAATATAAAGCTCTAAATAAATAAGAGTACtagaaaatagaaaactcacaatttgatttataacaaaaaacaatagcatgatgggaaaaaaaaaacaatgccaTCAAGTTATACAAATCAATATGGTAGACCTATTTTTCCTACCAAATAAAATGACATATTAATAAGttgagagaaaataaataattccattcatttgtttatctttttctcacctattttttcaatcttcaaatttacaaaaaaaaaaatatttgtattctattaaatctgattattattttaaaaaaaattgaaatttgcaTCAACTTAAATTTATTGAGAATCAAATCTTTTCTAGAACTTATTAATTCATGTGATTCAAATACTCGactttttactctttttttcccAACAATATAATGTTTATTGTCCCACAACCTACCATCATGTTACACAACCATCTTATACTTTCGAATGTAAGGAAAAAAATggtaacaaataagaaaaaaacctaaaattcgAAACTCTAAAATTCATGATCCTTTGTTCTCCAAAATATCCAAAGAATGTCTTTTAGGGGTGGtaatggggcggggaatccctaATCCCAGTGGGGACCCGACCCGGCCGACAGGGACAAGGATTCCCTGAATCCCTCTCACGTTGATAGGGAcggacgcaagtgtacgtgccgatcgcATAATAAAGTTTGCTTAAAGCAGAGTGTCGGTTCACAGTGAAAAAagtgagtactagtaataactctagatTCAAAAAATAGCCCAAATAGTGAAGTGCTTATGTGAACAagagaaagcaaaaacaaagaaatacgaaaaacaGTAGGAGAGAAACCAAGGAAGAAAGAGATGTCAGGGCATAGCATTCCTCTAGGGTTATTGAGTATAGgataatggttgtctaaacatgcaattctatttgaGCCAAGAgttttccagaattatactaaaccccaatttctcaggtgaagagtaactgaataagTCCAGAGCTGATACAGATATCCATATAATCGCattaagggtgtgtttggttcgGAAGTAGTTCGTCAAAGTGACCCAAGTGGGAAAATTCCACTTCGGTTGAAGTGAGTAGTTCAGTTGAAAGGGTGCACTTTatggtgtttggttgaatgGGAAAGTGTCAAATCAATGACCACTTCTATTGTTTGGTTAGTGGAAGTGAGATTATGGAAAAGGTGACTTCCCCCCACTTAATGGTGTTTGGTTAGGTGAAAATGTGGTTCTAAACACCACTTCAACATGGGGGTGAggttacccttttttttttaatattttaacatgttaataattattaatattgtgtTAGTTAAATTGTctagtaattaatataaatgtTATCTTTCACATTACCTTTATGGAGAATAtatacttataataataatacattatgTCGAACAATTTGTGTGATTAATAACATTACTTTGTCTACCTATGCTTGCAATGAACtttgattttgaaattaatCACGTGTAAAAACTttaccatattttttaaatttgtttgttgctattacttaacaaaaaaaataaataaatagaataagCTATGCCTAATGAAAATAGAAGAAGTTTGTTGATATACTTGCAATTGCACCTGCGACATGAAGATATCtaggaagaaagaaaggaatGTGTGAAATCTAAAAAACCAAATGGGAAACAACAACCAAGCATATCATCACAACAATAACAGTTGCATAATAATAAGTCCAGGCACAAAAAAATATAGTCAACAGATGTATGTGCTGAGTGCATAGTGCTGATCTCTACAAACTAGCCAAGTAAATGGCACAAGTACTAAAGCAAATAAGAACAGATGGGATGCATGAGTTCAAAAAgagaaaagccaaaaaaaaaaaaaacatacatgaaAAATTGTTACGGAGAAGAGCCTGTCAAAGGTAATGAACCACCATCAAGTCACTAGAGTTGTTTCAGACCATGCTAGTAAGGAAGTTGTCAATCCAATCTTTCCTAAGATCCACATCTCTTGCCATGAAGCCACAGGCGATAGATTCCTGTTCCTGAAAGTAGTCAAAGACCTCCACAAGCACCTTGTAATTGAAATCATCCACCTCAATGACTCTAGTATATAAAATTTCAGACAAGAGTGTTGGGTTCTGTAATGCGGCCAACATTCTATCCATGGTTAGGTCTAACATTCTAGTGCTTTCACCTCTGGCCGAATGTACTAGCCTAATGGTAGATGGCATCACAGGGTAATTAAGCACGGCCGGAGTGGAGTTCACATCCGGTTCCTCATCACTTACATTAACAGGGACTGAGTTAACATTATCCATCTTAAATCCTTCATTCTCAGACCGCTCGCCAGAATCAGAATACACCTATGTTGCGTAGGAGTATAGGACCCAGAGGCATTGTCTTAGCCGCAAATAACCCTATGCCCTTCATAGTTCTCGATAGGTTTGTTGATGAAGGCTTTCACTCCCGGGTGCGCCTACAATCAATGGTAAAAGTTAAACATCAATGAAAGATATGCTTCTAATGAAATATGGACAAGCTTACCTCGACGTAGGCAGCAACAACAAGTGGGTCAAATATGATGACCTTGTTCTGGTCATCCCACCTTGCCCCACTAAGAACCTTGACCTTTTTTATTTCTACATAACGCGCTTTTAGTGTCCTGTAATGGTTCTCCACGTTATCGGTAGAGAAATTAGTCCTGAAATGTGCATTTACTGTGCTTgcagcatatgagaatgcagtTCTTTTGAAGGATTTATCACATTTAAGTCCCCTTTGAACTTGTTCTACTAGAAGTACtaagaaattatcaaaatttggtTTCCAGTGCCTGTTAGGAGTTCCCCGCTTGTTTGCACCACCCTTAGAGGTACTACCTTCACGTCTGAAATTCGGACTGTCCATGTTCCTTCAAACATCATCAAGCCAATATTGCAAAAGGTGATTTGTTAAACTTTGTATGAAATGGTGTTAGGGCTTGAAGGATTATATTGGTTACTTACAatgtaaaatagaatacataaaatatgaaatgaagaacatggTCGTATTATTCAGATTATACAATTCTATGCAGGTAAACAGTCGGGAAATAAGATATGAATATATATCATCATGAGTATAAATATGATAAGGGATAAAAGAAACATTGTCATGAACATACAATTATGTAATTCAAACTAAGCAAGAAATAGGAAAATTCTAATCTATGGCCCCCAAATAAAACCATGGTCACAAACAACTAGCAATCATAGTGACAATaaggaaaaacacaaaaacacatgtctATACTTGGTTAGTGTATTGATTCCACATATCATTGGCAATTTTGTCGCGCAACTCCACCCATTACCTATTATCCTCATGTTGTTCCCTTTGTGTCCGCCCTTGGGATGTGACTAGTTGTTCTTCCTCTTGTGTGTTTCCCGCATGTAGGATTGTATCGGTCGGGTACACATTTGCTATATAGTTGTGAACAACACAACAAGCGAGGACAAGCTTAACCTATGTTTTAAAGGGGAAAATGGCTAGGACGTAAGAATCTTGAAACAATTCTTTAAGATGTCAAATACACGCTCAACTCGCGAACGTAACATTGAGTGACGCAAGTTGAAGAGTTTTTTGGGGTTCGATGGGGTGTGACCATTGTGTTCTTTCAAATGGTATCTAGCTCCTCGATATGGAGCTATATATGAAACCATTCCATGCCGTATACCCGGCATCCACCAAGTAATATTTCCTTACAAGAACTAggtaaaattagttatttttactAGTTACAAATGTGGCGTCGATTTTCATGTTACCTTCTATAATCTTGAGCCCCTCAGCTTGTGGGCGGGAGATCACATCACGTAAAATGGTGAAGTCATTTGCAAAGCCCTCCCAttgacacgtctgaatatgcgtgtaaaccgcaggtgcacgggtgtcgaagtaataattacccggtgagttgggtagtcgaatccacagggaacagggctactagtactaacttctcctCTGCtctctagcctaatgataatgggatagtgtggtgatctaatgtgtgaagaaatgaataccggagatgaatatgcaaggataaaatagagaaagatctcaatcaataaaattagggtattcgggcaatgattccccctaggattcaggtattaggtaccagatatgcaaagtgtttctatgatgagtaagttaagtcacggaaatccaaatataatcggatttGTCTCCTAATCACCGATACTAGccccccctacaaggtcccgtggagaaatcgctcaatctcaacacctcacaccacatatgatcgcaaaagcactctagggattccgaaAAGGTgtaaccgattcctaaagattgatccaaccctaattccccactgaaggatcctaaccccctacaaggtcccggcggagaaattgagcaatctcacgcctcccaccaaatatggttgcatagagtctagggaatggagatagaatacaccaatcggaggggaaaggggatacttcactatctcatgactcaccctctcaaccctcttcaatcttaaggttctaaccctaatggagatctctctcccaccaaggcaacaaatcatgcaaatcaaataaccacaagatcaataaggcaagcaagcattaaacaatcaagaatgaaacttaatcaaactcggattaaatagaaacacaaagcaaatccacacaagataagaatcctagggttcacaagcccaaataccctctagggttttagttctccatggagcaacatacaaaacacaccatcaatgaatgaaagtacattaaccatagaaataaacccccttttatatgaactgatggccttgatggagagctttaacgtcttgaaggaccctctccgaagctaggttcaccagtgacttccttgatgctataacggaggaggaatcgatcaaagttggtgacaaagcacctcccaagccgcaaagaccttctctccaaaccctagccgtctcacccctcaagagccgcacaaaagatgtcaaagaatagggcaaacggcctatttatagcccaaaaccgcgcatgtcacgtgcccccacgcgcccgcgtgggctgcaggaatttcctcgcgggcgcgtgaacagtaattttgctacagtggaATTGCTACCGTTCTTTCACAAAacgtggtccaaacactcttctcttgaggccatatGTCCGagtacacatccatgtggtaggctataagacttttcttcatcgacgtatctttgaaaggtcttgcaatcttcacaaagagaaggaacatgaagatgtggctgcctttgtgcccttccaactagtgaattgacttgaatcctcttggaagttggcacacatatCCATgttaatgaactcctctcgtgtattggtccttgaattgaacaagaactgccaacattgtgtctttatagcctatctttgcttcctttttactcttcaaggcattcacaacctatatgaataaaagaacaccaaatacacaatatgagacataaaccatggtaaaaatgatgctcaatgcatgtaaaacatatataaaaatatgcctcctcaagcacttatcacccatcCCACGAAGACATAGGTGAACTTCAGGTCAAGGTTCACCACCGCCAACACATTTTGGGTTGGCCCCTTTCGACCACGAAAACGGGGAAGCTCTTGTGCAGAGACGAAGGCATCAATGTGCGTCCCATCCAACAAACCAATGCAGTCCTACATCACAGtgacacatttttttatttttcattatgtttgaaaacaaactaaatccAGTGAAGTGAAcgtattttaatatttactttGAAAAAGAATACCAGCTTGGATTGCTCTCAATGTTTGCATGCCAAGCATTAGTAGGATGCTTGACAAAATCCTCACTAACCGAGCATATCACACGAATGACATTGTTAAAGTATCGGCTAATGGTTTCACCGAACCGAAGGAACTCTACTCGGATGATTCTATTTTTCGTATTGTGCTCAACTATGTGCAAGAATATGGTAAGTTGTTCCTTGATAGATACATGTCTTGTATCGAGGAGAAGATGCCTATCACGCATTATCCAAGACAAATGCATAAAAGTACCAACGTCTATTCTAAGATAGCTTACGCAATAATCTCGCACACTCCTTAGGATACGGTCCATGTGCTTCTTCTTAGTCAGGTCTCGGAACAATGACAGCTCTACCCATCTACGTAGGGTATGTATATGCATATCCTCAAGTAAAAAAGCGACAATGATGACAATCGTTGTGAATCCTGTGTGATAGGTCTCGCGCAATTACCTAGGCTCCAATTATCCATCTACATAATTGCAGTTGGGCAAATCCATAGTTAAATAAAAGATCTAGTAAATAATGTAATCAACTATGTGCATATCCAACAGTGACATAAAACAACCAAGCATTACACAAACTAATGAAAATAGTTCATACAAATGGAAGTATAAAGCATTTAAATTTGTCAGGACAACCTTAAGCCATGAACATGGCATGAATATTCTATATTTGGAGAGCAAAAGCAAATAAGAAGCAATCATGTTTaacaccaaaaaataaaatggaaaacaTTTATGGTTGACATTGATGGTCCCAAGGATATGTAAGGAGAATCATGTCTTCATGTAATTATAAAAGAATGCAATTGAACTTAGCATTAACTAAtgcaaacaattaaaaacaatggaaaagaaaaacaactaaaCTTGCCATTAACTAATGAAAACAATTAACAAAGACCCAGTTATCTATTGAAAAAATTCTTGTGAGGAAATCACAGGAGGCGAGCATTCAGTCGCACTTTCCAAAAAAACCTTACAAAAAAACCTTGCAAAATTCTTCACAAGATTGTCTCAAACATTAGGGCAAACACATCACCAAGCAAGAGCTTGGGCGTGGGCAACAAACCAATACACAGGGAGAAACTTCAATAGCACAAAAGGATCTAGGGCTTTACCTTGCTGAGGTGCTTGCAACACCACGTGAAGCGTCTGCTAGGGGAACAACGGTGTTGACAGAGCCCGATGAAGATAAGCGGTGAAGACCTATgcaggaaaacaaaagaaacccaATGGAAGCGAATACCAAGCCAGATGAGCAAGATGATGGTCAATGATGGTGGAACCCcacagaagatgaagagaaaaaaagaaaagaaaaagggtcACGGGATGGCATCAGGGTCACGGGAACCACAGTCGCGGACATGGGGGTGATGGTAACATCTCCACGTGAAGATCGGGACCGAAGTGAGACTTCAGCCACGTCACCTATTATTCACCAAAGTCCCACTTCAGAACAATTTTGGCCGAAGTAAAAATGGGGAAGTGGAGCAGGCTAGAAGTGTCACATCACGGATTTCACCCCCCCATTTTGGTGAACCAAACATCAGGAACTTGGTTGGAAGTCACCATCTCACCCACTTCACCCTCAACACCGGttaaccaaacaccccctaacactctataaaacctcactgtgagctaatgacaatctcttaagtagataatctccccctaAAAAGaaagattatccctaatctgaatacataGTAGAAATgcatttctcctaaaatccactccacaagAATACAAAGAGAACGGAGATTGCCAACaactcactcgggagaattAACGGAGatgaagtctccaaagtaccatatACCTAAAATTACTCACGATTCTCTCTAATAAAGGTATTTCTATACTAgatgggtatttctactcgtcacgtagcacatcaaacatgatagctagggctttcgcctcgttAGCAAGCAGGcattcaaacacacaattagattcaaatagatgtGATTGCAACTATGAATTCAATTAAAGCATCGAAGATTCAACAACCAAAGTTATTGaaaaaaaccctagagttcaactacgaccaaacatctacaaattagccctccattaatggaggacaagcattcaagatacaaagaatagatatacataagatccatgaaaacccccttgtgaaACCCTAGGATGGAGAATCGTCAAGGTAGCTTCCACGCACACTGTCAAGTTGAACTCGACGGCTACAACCATTAATCCCCTTGAATGCCGAGCCAAACccctctccaaatcttgccTAAACTACTGGAGATTTGGCTATTTTCTTCCTCAACCCCACCACCAAGAATCACCcccaaaagaatagaaagatagaataaaaaatgCCCTATAAATCCTCATAAGTTTATTTATACCTAACTACTTACGGGCTGCTTATGGGCGTAAGAACTAGACTGTAAGAAAGCTAGAGAAGATTTTCGTGAGCCTTACGGGATTGCTTATGATGGTAAGCCCTAAccgtaaggtcttctgattTTATTACGGTATGGCTTACGATCGAAAGCGATGGAACGTAAGCTTCATTGTTATGCTTCTTGTAACTGCCCTTACAAGCGTATACTACTATCGTAACCTCCTCTATATAGTCTTTACAGGCTTAAGCCTTGCCTGTAAGGCCCTCTGAATTGAATCAGAATTCCCTTTACGGGCATAAGTTTGCCCGCAAGGTCCTTTAGAAtagacttacggccataaggtTGACCGTAAGCTGCcagtaagccacccagtttgccttgtccttgttctaatgataccgagaaagctccaacttcatcgttttaGGTCTAagatgcttcttttggctcttcCTGGTCTTTAAGCACcgccctaagcctgttaatacaaaacacatgaaatttagcatcgaatttcaCATTATGGTTCCAAAACATGACAAATGAGTGTACGaatagatatgaaatacatgaacattgtacactcaccACCAGTTTAGTCATTTAGTCATTTAGTTCCCAAAGAGGCAAGAGTTAATTTTTGAGGCAAGAGTTAATTTGTTTCCCAAAGAGAAAACACATGAACCAATATGAAGAACAATAATATCATAATTTGTTTTCCTAAATTATTTTGTTGCATAATGGACTCAATCGTTAGAATCCTAAAaacttatgtatatatatgtatatttgtagAAAAACactgaaaacaaataaacatatataaaagtcaATTGGATGTTGGGAGCTTTCATTGAAACTTTGAGATGTATCTCAAAGCTTGGAATAAGCTTGGAATAAGCTTGGAAAAATTCAAAGGCCTaagtaattatataaaaaaaactctaattttcatttaattggaCTAAtaacataaactatttattttgatttgagtAGTTTTGATATAACTATTTAATTGCTCTATGTTGAGTAGTTTTAatgttatcatatttttatgtatgtattAATGTAGAGTAGTTTTCATGTTCCAAAATATTATAGTATGTTtgtgtgggatcgaaaatatgcatccggcatcatgaaaagacaccagacgatacatcgaagcacaaatgtcgtatttgttttgtgtgggttctttcattcctaataggggcaagcccctattattaattaccccagattagaaatcttaggaacctccgattaagggcaaaagtacaagtaaagggacaagagaatttttgaatttattatataaacatatttatcacttatatatatacatatagatatatgtattatttttttttatatatttttttatcatcgcCCTGCTTTGTGCCTTGTCCATCGCATTGCACCTGATTGTCa
It includes:
- the LOC120263676 gene encoding uncharacterized protein LOC120263676 — encoded protein: MDSPNFRREGSTSKGGANKRGTPNRHWKPNFDNFLVLLVEQVQRGLKCDKSFKRTAFSYAASTVNAHFRTNFSTDNVENHYRTLKARYVEIKKVKVLSGARWDDQNKVIIFDPLVVAAYVEAHPGVKAFINKPIENYEGHRVYSDSGERSENEGFKMDNVNSVPVNVSDEEPDVNSTPAVLNYPVMPSTIRLVHSARGESTRMLDLTMDRMLAALQNPTLLSEILYTRVIEVDDFNYKVLVEVFDYFQEQESIACGFMARDVDLRKDWIDNFLTSMV